The genomic DNA GGCGATGATAGAAGCGCAGGCGATGGATATGCAGACGGCATCGCCGTCCACGATGCCTTTTTGGGGCAGGCGGATGTCCGGCAGGGTCAGGTAGTCAATCAACAAACCGTCTGCTCCGGGCTGGAGTTCCGAAAGCGCCAGTTTCATCGCCAGTTTGGTGGCGGCAACGACGCCGTGGGCGTCGATATGCTGGTGCGAGACGACGCCGATACCAAAGGCAAGCGATTCCGTAGTGATCAAGTCATAAAGTTCTTCCCGGGTTTTGGCTGACAACAGTTTGCTGTCTTTGACGACCTTAAGCCAGCCTTTGCGCCGCCGCCGTCCCAAAATAACGGCCCCGGCCACCACCGGTCCGGCCAGGGCCCCCCGGCCGGCTTCATCCACACCGGCGACCAGGGTAAGGCCCTGTTC from Dehalogenimonas sp. W includes the following:
- a CDS encoding ribonuclease HII, with protein sequence MAVSHVIPHFREESAFFEQGLTLVAGVDEAGRGALAGPVVAGAVILGRRRRKGWLKVVKDSKLLSAKTREELYDLITTESLAFGIGVVSHQHIDAHGVVAATKLAMKLALSELQPGADGLLIDYLTLPDIRLPQKGIVDGDAVCISIACASIIAKVTRDRLMTALDDRYPLYHLSRHKGYGTAEHLACLNHHGPCPIHRRSFAPVQHFRSLL